One window from the genome of Maridesulfovibrio ferrireducens encodes:
- a CDS encoding potassium channel family protein, whose protein sequence is MNILKIWKWHHRDIGFLYIFLICFFAGLYYINNSTFNQEMSVLNAFYMSAITITTLGYGDIKPTCTLSKILTSTESLLGVILIGFFLNSLSAWQAQKVQKNEKELQDQQYNKKVQAKLNGYYIQLAKLWNMHKKNILKLSNKDLTKAYTYNEEFQYSDMENMFCKDIDPLLYSDAPIVYNYYMSRDRLLRKMEELCVGVDMTLYAKTKETCGKIIDTYNLDSKEFILSRSEKEALEIEKILAEDSKSYGIKGLDQIREHLAINNLQNEIKQQHQLFEELLENIKLSL, encoded by the coding sequence ATGAATATTCTAAAAATATGGAAATGGCATCACCGCGATATTGGTTTTCTTTATATATTCTTAATTTGTTTTTTTGCAGGACTATACTACATTAATAACTCTACCTTTAATCAAGAAATGAGTGTTCTTAATGCGTTTTACATGAGTGCTATAACAATCACTACATTAGGATATGGGGACATAAAACCTACATGTACCTTGTCCAAAATTTTAACTTCAACGGAATCCTTGCTTGGAGTTATCCTAATCGGCTTTTTCCTAAATTCTCTTTCTGCATGGCAAGCCCAAAAAGTTCAAAAAAACGAAAAAGAACTCCAAGACCAGCAATACAATAAGAAAGTACAGGCAAAATTAAATGGCTACTATATCCAATTGGCAAAATTATGGAACATGCACAAAAAAAATATATTGAAATTAAGCAACAAAGACTTGACCAAGGCATACACATACAATGAAGAATTTCAATATTCGGATATGGAAAACATGTTCTGTAAAGACATAGACCCTCTATTATATTCTGACGCTCCTATTGTTTACAACTACTATATGTCAAGAGATCGTTTATTAAGAAAGATGGAAGAACTTTGTGTAGGTGTAGACATGACCCTCTATGCTAAAACGAAAGAAACTTGTGGAAAAATTATTGACACATATAACCTTGATTCTAAAGAATTTATCTTATCTCGTTCAGAAAAAGAGGCGTTAGAGATAGAAAAGATACTAGCAGAAGACTCTAAATCGTATGGTATAAAGGGATTAGACCAAATCAGAGAACACTTAGCAATAAACAATTTACAAAATGAAATTAAACAGCAACACCAGTTATTCGAGGAATTGTTAGAAAATATAAAATTATCTTTGTAG